CGAAAACCGCGAAACTTGAACTAAGGGTCGATGAGGAAACCTTCAACCGCTTGGCGATCCGCTTGAAGACTGGAGGGGTGTTGCTCGATCGCGATACGTGAAACGCAATTGGTCCCGTCGATGAACCGTGCCGAAGACGACACATCTGTCGAACTAGTCGTGCCCGACGATTTGATAACTCGGCTGGCGTCGTTGGGCGGAGACGCCCCGGCTCGTTTGATTTGTGTAATTGAATTGACGCGGTTCGACGCCGTGCAGCGCATAAGGCTATTGCCGCTGCTTTGGCAATACATTCTCCGCAATCGCGACAGTAACAAACTGGCTAGGCTGGCTGCGGTGGGATCGGCAATCCGGAAGTACATGGCGATGATGCCAATGGAGCGGATGGGGGAGCTCGCCGTATTGCTCGAGTCCGGACATAAATCGGTTTTGCCGATCGAACTCGAGATCGAGGTTGCGAAGATGATCTATCACAACTTTGAGGTTCATCCGCCGGCTGTGCCCGATCCTCATCCAGAGTTGGCAATACCGCTTTGGGACATGGCCCAAGCTTACGCGAACCCACGGTTGCTTATGCGCGACAAGCATTCGGCCGTTGCGTCGCTATCCATACAGGCAATCGTCGCGATGCGGAGTGAATTCGCAGCGCAAGCATTGCACACGGCCGTCACGAGTCCCTATCGCTGGTTCACCGAGATCGTCGCCGACAACCTCAATCGTTTACATGACCGGTGGAGCAACAAAAGTCCGGACGCTGCCGCATGGCTCGCGGCATTGCGAACGAACGAGCAGGTTGAAGTCTGACCTGAAGGGGCGGCGCATGCCAAGTTTTCGCGTCGGGGGATCAAGCGTCTCTCTCAGAGAATTCGACGTAGTGGGCGCCGACGGAATTCAGCCCCACTTTATCGTTCACACCGGGCTCGCTGAATCTGAATCGGACGCGACGCACGAGGCGCAAGCAGTCGCAGTTCTTGACATGGGCCCGCCGTTGCACGGTCGCGGCAGGGGTCCTACGATACCTGCGCATGCCGTGGGCCGCGCGGAGCTCGACTTCGGAGAAGTGCAAAAGATCAGGACATTTGTCGACCAGCACGCCGGTGAGCACTCGTCGTTTTTGCAACTGAGCAAAACGGATATCTTGCGTCCCCTCGCGATCCGCTACAGCCAGCCCAGGCAGAAAAACGTCGGGGGGGGCGAGGTCTGGAAAAATAGCTAAACTGTGTTGACTGGGAAGAATAGCCTGGTTAGTCTAGGTGCTACGCCCGGCGTGCTGGGGCGTCAGGTAAGCCCGCCAGCCCGATAATCGGCGGCCCACTTTAGCTGAGGTCTTCAATCATGGCAGCGTTCGCGAAGCCGTCCAGGCAATCCAGGGCAAAGCGAAGTCAACGTCGTGGTGGTCCGTCCAAGCCGTGCCGTCCGCTCTCCGTGCAACCACTAGAACGGCGATTGCCGCTCGACGCCAGCGGCGTTTCTCCAACGAGCATGTTCGTCGCCACCGCGTTCCAACAGGTCCTTGTGCGCGAAGTAGACCAGGCTTCGCTGACCTTCTTTTCCACCTCCTTGCAGGGCGGAGCGATGACCAGGCTTGCGTTCACCGAAACGCTGACCCATAGCGTCGAGTACTACAGCAGCGTCATCACCGACGACTATACGCAATTCCTTGGCCGTGCTCCCGACGCCACGGGCCTGGCTTTCTGGAACGGCCTCATGCAACAGGGGATGACCGACGAGCAGTTGGAGGCCCAATTCATCGGCACACCGGAGTTCTTCGATCATGCCGGCGGCACCAACCGGGACTGGGTCGACCGCATGTACTTTGACCTGCTGGGGCGGTCGCCCGATTCGCCGGGCGAAGTCGCCTGGGTCAATTTCCTCGATGCCGGCATGCCGCGCTCGCTGGCGGCATTCGGCTTCGCCAGCAGCGCGGAGCGCGAGGCAATCATCATTCGCAACGACTATCAGCTTTTCCTCGGGCGGCAAGCGTCTGACGGGGAAGTAGCCGGGTGGGTGAACCGGTTTCGTGACGGCATGTACAACGAAGACATCATCGCGGGATTCGTCGCTTCCGACGAGTCGTTTAACAATGACGAACATCAGTCCGGTCTGAATGGTGTGGGTCCAGGAGATCTCGGTTCCGCGAATCCAGGCTCTGTCAACATCGGTTCGATAAATATAAATATTGGTTCTATCAATATCAATTCGGGCAATATCAATTCGGGCAACGTCAATTCGGGGAATATCAATTCGGGGAATGTCGGTTCGGCCGGCCCCGGTGCGGTGGATGACGGCCATCCCCGTCCGCATGGCGATGACTGACAACCGTCGACGACGGTACCCTTCGCCGTAGCTGCCCGGCTCGGCGGGAGTCCGGTGGCTTGGCTACGACTCACCCCTGCACCACCGAATTCACCAGCGTGCCAATGCCGTCGATGGTGATGTTGACGATGTCGCCCGCCTTGAGGCGGAAATCGTCGTCGGGCACGATGCCCGTCCCCGTCAGCAAGATCGCACCATAGCGAAACGTGTTGTCGCGACCGAGATAGTCGATCAGGTCGCGAAATGTGCGGCGCATCTGCCCCGCGTTGGTCCGCCCCTCGAACACAATCGCGTGCCGGCGAAGCACGGCCAAGTGAATTCCGATGTCGGCCGGCTCCGGCATGGCCTGGGCCAAGGTGATGCAAGGCCCTAGCGAACACGATTGATCGTAGACCTTGGCTTGCGGCAGATAGAGCGGGTTTTCGCCTTCGATGACGCGCGAGCTCACGTCGTTGCCGATGGTGAAGCCGGCCAACATCATCCGCGAATTGAGCACCAGGGCCAGTTCCGGCTCCGGCACGTTCCAGGCCGCGTCGAGCCGGATGCGCACCGGTTTATCCGGCCCGACCACACGGTACGGCATGGCCTTGAAAAACAACTCCGGCCGCGGCGCGTCGTAAACCTTGTCGTAACAGGCCGCGGCGCTGGTCGATTCTTCCATCCGCGCCGTCCGGCTGCGAATGTACGTGACTCCCGCCGCCCAGACCTCCTGCCGGTCGATGGGCGGCAAAAGCGTTCTGGCCGGCATCCGCCCGGCCGGAGGCGCGGTGGATGATCGCCGACATTGCCAGAATTCTCACGAATTCCACTACGACGGCACGAGGCCGCCCGCAGCCGGCGCCATCTCCAACGCCGTTAGCGGCATCGCCGGCCGCCGGTCGTGGGCGGTGCTGATGCGCACCGTATCGCGATGCCAAATACCGCACTGCTCCGCCCAAGACAGCGTTTTTTGGCACAGTCCATCGACCGTCAAGCCGAGATCCGACAGCAGCTCCTCGCGCTCGCCGTGCTCGATGTAACGGTCGGGAATGCCCAGCCTCATCACGTGCCGGGCATCCACGCCCGCCGCATTCGCGGTTTCGAGCACCGCACTGCCAAAGCCGCCTTCGAGCGTCCCTTCTTCCATGGTCAGTACGAACGACGCGCGGCGCAAGGCAGCCAAGATCGTGTCGCGGTCGAGCGGCTTGACGAAGCGGGCATTGATCACGCCCACGTCCAAGCCATCCGCCCGCAGGCGCTCGGCCGCGGCTACACATGAGCCGAGCAAGGCGCCGCAAGCGATGAGCATGCCGTCGTCACCCCAGCGGATCACTTCGGCGCGACCGACTTCCACCGGAGTGACGTTGCGCGCGACTCGCTCGGCATCGGCTTTGGGATAGCGGAGCGACGCGGGGCCGGGCAAGGTCAACGCCAAGTCGAGCATCAACGGAAGATCGGCCGCGTCGCCCGGCGCCATGATCGTGAAGTTCGGCAGCGACCGGATGTAGGCCAGGTCGAACACGCCGTGGTGCGTCGGACCGTCCGGTCCGGCCAGACCCGCGCGGTCCAGACAGAGCGTCACCGGCAGGTTTTGCAGCGAAAGCTCCTGATAGAGCTGGTCGTAGGCCCGCTGCATGAACGTCGAGTAGATGGCCACAATCGGCCGCGCGCCGCTCTTGGCCATGCCCGCCGCAAAGGCCACGGCGTGCGACTCGCAGATGCCGCAGTCGAAGAACCGGCCGGGCATCTGTGCCCGGACTTTCTGTAGCTTGTTCCCTTCGCACATCGCCGCCACGACGGTGAC
Above is a genomic segment from Pirellulales bacterium containing:
- a CDS encoding fumarylacetoacetate hydrolase family protein codes for the protein MPARTLLPPIDRQEVWAAGVTYIRSRTARMEESTSAAACYDKVYDAPRPELFFKAMPYRVVGPDKPVRIRLDAAWNVPEPELALVLNSRMMLAGFTIGNDVSSRVIEGENPLYLPQAKVYDQSCSLGPCITLAQAMPEPADIGIHLAVLRRHAIVFEGRTNAGQMRRTFRDLIDYLGRDNTFRYGAILLTGTGIVPDDDFRLKAGDIVNITIDGIGTLVNSVVQG
- a CDS encoding DUF4214 domain-containing protein, giving the protein MPLDASGVSPTSMFVATAFQQVLVREVDQASLTFFSTSLQGGAMTRLAFTETLTHSVEYYSSVITDDYTQFLGRAPDATGLAFWNGLMQQGMTDEQLEAQFIGTPEFFDHAGGTNRDWVDRMYFDLLGRSPDSPGEVAWVNFLDAGMPRSLAAFGFASSAEREAIIIRNDYQLFLGRQASDGEVAGWVNRFRDGMYNEDIIAGFVASDESFNNDEHQSGLNGVGPGDLGSANPGSVNIGSININIGSININSGNINSGNVNSGNINSGNVGSAGPGAVDDGHPRPHGDD